GTACGATCGTAATACCCTTCGGGACATTATACCACTTGCCGGGCAGGTGGTCAACGATCTTGCCAGCACCGATTTCATGAACAAATATTGTTCCTTGTGTTTTCTTTACAGATTGTAAGTACCAAAGCACGTAAAGCACGGTGCGCCATATTACGTGCCGAAACACCCGGCAACACCAACACCTCACAACTACCAACGGCCGAAGTTTTGCAGGAATTGGTcccattttgtttggttgccgGTGTGACTggcatgaaaatgaaacacaaatcaGCGAATTTGGGTCGTACTTGATGGTGGCAATTAGTGGCCACTGCTGCGTGCCAACCTAACCTCATCACGAATCCGTCAGCCTTCCGGAATCGGATTCACTTTCCCTTCCAAGGGTCGGAAGTTCGGAATCCGTTACGAAAGTTCGAACTCCGAACAGGTTTTTCGTGACCGGTTGTCTGTGCACGCAGAGTTACGTTACTTGCTTCAAATGCCGGGTAACGTCGTGTCGGTGGAGAAACCGAGCGACATTACAAAAGGGGCTTCTTCCCCTTCCGTTTACGGTAGCGTTGGAAAActgtggaaatattttccagTTATTTGCCTTCTTTAGGAAGAATTTTACATCCTAACAACACGAAGGAATGTATGACCATCGCATCACCAGACGGGTTTACGGTGTTGGAATCACCTTTAACTAACCCTTAATTGAGTTTGTTCGAAGATTATCGTCCCCATTTTGGTTAACAGCAGTAGGTATGAGAGTGACTCGTCACACTCTAGCCATCACTTCTTGCCCTTTGGCGTTTTGCTATTAAAGATAACATTGTTAACAACACTCCAATTGCCCAATATTGATGGGCCGATAAGATGGGCATGAAAACATGCTCCTTCTTCGTACGATCAATAACCCTACAATGGCTGAAAACCCCTTTTTAGAAAGCGGCAAATAAACTGAAGGAAAGATAATGATTGATATCTTCTTTAAATGCGCTATTCATTGTGAGTTCCCCAAAAAGATTGAACGTCATTCTACGTACTTCTGTTCGAATTTGGACACCTTAACATTTAAAGGTGTTAGATATGGGGAGCAGATGACCGAGTAATGCTGTAGTCGTAATGAAGTACTACAGTTATGGAGCTTCGTCCTACTTTCTTTAAAGATCGTTGTGTTTCTTTAGAtcaggggtctccaaactccctcccgagagatcccgagattagccctcagctgtggctattccactcaatgCGGCGcgccatctaaaaagtttggaggctCCTGCTTTAGATGATCGGTTAGTTTTCCACGTGATGAAGATCGGGCGATAAACAGCTTACAGAGCGAAAAAGAGAACATATTTACACAATTGATGTAAACTTCAAGGGGTAATGTAGCTGTCCTCAAGAGTAACATTGAACCGGAGCTTTGTAGTTTTTTGTCAAGTTTGGAAACCGTAAATTCTAATGGATTCCATGTCTTCCTGTGTACTTCAAATCATATCTTGAGGAACTGAACAATAAACTTTAACTAGAAACAAGAGTCAGACGTCACTCTTGGCGCAGTCACTTCAGGAGGCATTGAAGAAATGCTTCTTTATAtacaaatttacatttattcaaaAGAGGTTAAGTGATACTATAAAAACTTCACTTGAAAAGCCTACAAACTTTCTGTACTCTTATACTAGCTTTCACGGAAATCAAATTCCGTTGATATTAAAACACCCACATTTCATTCTACTATCTGCAGGAACTTGTCAGTTCTGGTAAACGAAACCTCCGACGGTACCTGCTGTTGGGTACGGTTGCGGTAATACTTACTGTAGTTGCGGTCGCACTAGTCGTTATTCTAACTGCCAGCAACGATGAAGAAAATGGTCCAGAAACAGCTCCCATCATACGGGAGGGTGAACCGATCACACTGCAAGACTTTCTGCAGGGCCGTCTATCAGCTAGCGGGTTTACCGGTACCTGGGCCGCCAACGGGAAGATCATCTTCCGCGATGATTTCGGCTCGGTAATGGTGTACGATCCGGAGCAGAACGACACGAAGACACTGCTCGGAATCGCCAACGAGGAGCAGCTGCAGGGTTTCAAGTTTGATCTCTCGCCGGACGGCAAGTATCTGCTCGTAGCGCGCGGATACAGTAAGATCTTCCGGCACAGTTACTTGGCGGTCTACGATATTGTGGATATGACAACCAAGGAAATCATTCCAGTGAATGTCGGCGGACAGCGGGTAAGGTGTTGTTGGAGCATTTCAATTTGGCGATTTGGTTTCCCGCGATGCTAATTTGTCcgtgttttatcttttctaGCGTGCCCTAAATCTCGTCGAATGGAGCCCTGTGAACCActcgtttgtgtttgtgtatcaGAACAATCTGTACTATCGAGAAACACCGACTTCCGAGGAGGTACAGATCACTACCGATGGTAGCCCAAGCGTTTACAACGGCATTCCGGATTGGGTGTATGAAGAGGAGGTATTCTCCACCAACATTGCCACCTGGTTCTCGCCGGACGGTGAGCGTATCGCGTTCATCCGCTTCAACGACACGGAAACACCGCTGATGAAGATTCCGATCTATGGACCACCGGGCAATCCGGACTATCAGTACCCTCGCGAACTTACGCTACACTATCCGAAAGTGGGCACCAAAAACCCTGAGGTGCATCTGTTCCAGTACGATCTGGGTGCGCGCAAGCTGCAGGAGATTGAACCACCGACCGAGCTGGTTAATCAGAACCGTGATCACATCATTACAAGTGTTGGCTGGACGCGCGAACGGCTTGTCACGATCTGGATGAATCGTGTCCAGAACCATGCGATAATACGTTCCTGCACACCGGAGGTTGTGGTCGGAACTCCCCAATGTATGACGGTGCACGAGATTAAAGAATCGGATGGATGGTTGGATCTGTTCAGTGCACCCATATTTAATGGTGCCGGAACACACTTCCTCGTCATAGCCTCCTCGTCGCAGGGTAGGGCCGGTGGGTTTAAGCACGTCACCATGATCTCCACCACGGAACGTTCGGCCGTACCATTGACCAAGGGTACGTTTGTCGTGCAGGAAATTCTCCGATGGGATGCGAAGAGTAATATGATCTTCTACACGGCAAATACTGCCGACGAGTCGCACGTGTTGCATGTGTACGCGCTGGAAGGACGACAAGATGCACCGGCTGCTCAGTGTTTGACGTGTGACGTAGAGGTGGGCGCTAACCAGAGTTTCTTCAATGCGCAGATGGGTCCGGCCGGTAGCGACTATTTGGTGTTGGAGGCGCGCGGTCCCAACATACCCTGGACCCATGTATACCACTGGACTGTAGAAGAAAATGGTGAGttcgcgagtgtgtgtgtgtgtgtgtgtgtaagcaTTCGGATGTGGtctaacatttttctttccgatCACTTACAGTTGTCCAGCTGAAGCAGATTAAGGTGTGGGAATCGAACCGACATCTGCAACGTGCACTCAAAGGGAAAGCAATTCCACGTGTGGAAATTCATGAGATCGAACTCGACAAAGGATTTACGGCGAAGGTAATGCTTTTGATACCACCAGGTACGAATACTTCCAGCTCAGCAGTAAAGCATCCGATGCTGGTGGATGTGTATGGTGGTCCAAACTCGGCCAATGTCGTCGGCACTTGGTCGATCGGTTGGGGTACCCATTTGGCGTCGAACCGTTCGGTCGTGTACGCTAAGATTGATGGTCGCGGTAGTGGACTGCGCGGTGATCGGCTTATGTACCAGATCTACCGTAAGCTTGGTACGGTCGAGGTACATGATCAAATTGCCGGCGCACGGAAACTAGCGGAAACGCTTCCCTTCATCGATCCGGAACGGGTTGCTATCTGGGGCTGGAGTTACGGTGGTTACGCATCGGCAATGGCACTAGCGCAGGACACCGACCACGTGTTCCAATGTGCCGTCTCGGTGGCACCCGTTACCGATTGGCTGTTTTACGATTCCATCTACACGGAGCGTTACATGGGACTGCCGGCGGCAACCGATAATCGGCACGGTTACGAAGCATCCCGACTCACCGCACTGCACGAAAGGTTCCGGAATCGAACGTACCTGCTGGTACACGGTACTTACGATGACAATGTCCATTTCCAGCAGGCAATGCAGCTTTCCCGCGCACTCGAAACGCACGATATCATGTTTAAGCAGGTGGTAAGTAGTAGCTCTGGGCTCCTTGGAAAATGTGTCTACATTCTTTCACTGAAAATTCCAAATTTCTGTTTCCCGCTGTAGAGTTACCCAGACGAAGATCACAGTCTGGCAGGTGTGCGGCCCCATCTTTACCACACGCTTGGTAAATTCTTCAGCGAGTGCTTAAAGTTAGACTAATGTGCGAGAAGGTTAGTATTGTGTTCGCATTCCACAACTCCTGGTTCTGATTTTAACTTCTCGTCTTGTCGGAGAGTCGTCGGTTTCCTTTGcagtgattgtttttttttattaaagtgtTTCTAATGGGGATGCTACATGCATAAAAATGCTTATGCCTGTACATACTATAGTTAAGgctagagaaaacaaaacatcccaAGTTGAAGTTGTTTAGTGGTCAGTCCCGCCACCAAGGGGAAGCATTTTTGTCCATGTGATTGTggtaatatgttttaaaactgTGTACATATTGAAGCAGATGTATTAAAAATTGCAACCAATGCAGtgtgaaaaagaaaggaaaattcatCTGCAGCTTGAACAGTAACAGGgacaacacatacacagagcAGATCAGTAAGGTGCAGCAGTAAGTACAACGTGTTTGTAAAACACTAGTCAATGAACGTATTTAACGTACGTCACAACCGCATCGCGTAAAATTTTAAGGGGGTGGAAATACAATATGATTAACATTATCCCACAAACTCCTCTTGAAAGCAGTGAACGTTTACAAAAAACAGTAGAATGTGGTACTAAGAAGAAGGGAGTTAGaatataaatgttttgttttactcgaCATTCGCTGGATGGTTCGGGAGTTTTATGCATTTATATCCGATAGGCGTATGAAAGTATTGAGAAAATTGATTTCGATTGCATAAAAACTGTCCTTTACATGGACGTAACAAGAGACAGAACTTTATGTGATGGGTAGCTCGTAGTCATTCTAGCAGAAGTTCCTTCAGCCATCAAGCTGGGCTTAATCCAGGACAATGTTATCGGTGCTCTTAGATGCATATACAAACAGGATCATGTGAGTCATTCATCCAACCAGCTAGCATAAAGTACCATTAGAAACATTCAGTCATTTCAGTCATTCAGTCAGTAGGTATTTCCCGTACTACATCATACTACTAAAACACATGGTTTATTCTTCATTATTCTCTTTATTTACACACACATCTATATTGGTTTACCACATCTCATGCTCTCGTTGTTTGCGCAGCCACAAACCCACTGTTTTAACTTTCCTCCTCCCACTTCTGCTTTGTGTGGTTTGCTTTTGCGATCTGATTTTGTTTCTCTATGCTGTCTTCCTCACCTaacaatatttcaatttaGCTTACTTAATAAATTGTTCATAATTTAGGATTCTGATTCGTTAATATAATTCGGTAGCGACTTTGttcttccatttcattttcatttctctcgcaatttcatttgctgcattatttatttataattgtgTAGTGTTTCatagatgtattttttttttcatattatttttcccatcccgcatggtttgctttttttctctttctctctccctctcttttttgttttgctattaaaGAGGAGTAAAAGTGTGAAAATTATCTACCCCCTTCTGTGGTTTACCTTTCCACTACCACTCTCCCAACACTCGTGTAATTTCCCTTtactttgttttactttcttcatCCTCGCCGTGTTTATCAATACCCGatttagttttctttaaattttggttgAAATTTTCACTAGGAATTGTTCGCTTTTCTATTCTttacaattatttgttttgtttatatataaaaaaggaaactttctTATTAGATCGAATAAGTTTGAGAGCaagtttgtcctttttttgccagtttgttttgtattcttgtgtgttttttgcaaaGTGTGGTGTACTAATATACAGCATACAATTGCCAATGTTGATGTGCGGGCAACAGAAAGCGAACGAAACACTGTTCTAtcaattgctttattttgtaaaaatttgatttgaCCTTTTTgggttggatgttttttttttgttctgccttccttccctttttcgtTCTACGCCAACAATTGCACGCCCTGCATATGcgttattcattattttctttaaaatcttgaatgtattttttttatatgaaaaaatCGTTTATCATTATTATGCTTTGCtatttactgttttgttttatacagCTATGTCTTCTGTTATGACTTACAATAATGCATTACAAGAGAGTACAAGTGCTAAATGTGTGGTTTTCAGTTACAGAATGTTTTGCAGATCATAATTTAACATCTTTACCGACACTTCCCAAAGCTTTGCAATTCGCtttgttcttttgttaatATCTGTTGAAATTTTAATCTGTAAAACTCTGCATCTTATATTTGTGGCTGTTGTGTGCATTTTTCCTCACTGTTATTAGAGTACGATTTTATAAGTTTGCTTTAGAGACGTTACAACAATGTGTGATCGAGCTCCCGTCGCTTTCCATTCATTTGGCGGCTCATTGGGTAAGTGAGTGTAGGGACACTGATGATGTTGGGActatttttgcataaaatctTAAGTATGATTTGGAAACAGTGCGccatttttttcgctttttacaTCAAAATATCTTTCCATCGGCATATTGATTTCAGATGAGAATAAACGACTGACATGGGTGGgagattataaaaaaacagggaagGAGATTGTTTTGTGGCGGGTTTGTGGGCCATTTTTCGATCGTTGCTGTTCTTGGTGCCCACACCATTATCATCATTGGGCTTCACTATTCACTAATGTTGTactcttttgtattttttttttctttgttgcaatttttcatctaattgtaaaattttggaCAAAACACACTCGTTTTACTCAcatatttctttgttttatgctcacttgtttacatttatcttcttctgttttcatGGGAATTGGGGGGTGGGGGGCGGTGATTTTGTTGAAAGAAGTGGTTCATGTTGTCTACAATTATTATGTATGTTTTGCATTAAACGCGATAAAATGACACCAAACATATATAATATAGCTACTATTCGTTTAATTTCCCTTCCGACATGATCTGCTGTATGTCCGCCATTATGAGGGTTTTAGACCTTACGACAAACTTTAAAGTACCATTTATTCATCCAAATGTATCGCACTTTCGTTTAAAtgtgtttgcatattttatagCTGCATCCGTCGAGATTGAATACACCTTTTAAGGtagatttaattattttgtattccatttttaaaatgatcgtTCATCTTCGGCTAACATCGTACACGACAATTTGGAGACAATGTGCCTTGcatgctactgctgctgctgttttacATGATGACTAACAAACTAATCGATTGTGGTCaagtaataataaattaaactgcTTTTGGGACGCAGCTGTTCTTCCCGGTATTAAGAACTGAGAGTGATTCGTCTTCTCTGCTGATGTATACAGTTTTCGTATAATTTACAGCATCTAATTAACTCTTCTTTTATCTTTCTcgatgtttgaatatttttccgGGATCGAAAAGAAACcgttctgaaaaaaaaacattttctagcATTTCAtctaaagaaaacacattctACTATTTGAAACGatgtaccaaaaacaaatgtagGTACGGAATAAAAATGCTGGTAGGCATTGTCGGCATGGTCTTCAACCGAACCcgaaaaagattaaataaaaGCTTGAGGCAAATAGTCCTTCTCACGCCAAGGATGCCATTTCATGTACCATTCAttcattgaaaacaaaaataagagaATATTGTATGATTACAACTTGCGATCCCGTTCATTTTACGGACACGTTGCTTGTATGCGTACatatgcaaacatttttactaTACAGTCAAGAAGAATGGAAGTGTGCACAAAAGTTACTCGTATCCGTATTGATTTATGtgttaattgaaatatttcatccattATGCAATTGAGTGATAACGTGAGCGTTAATCTTTCTGCGTTACAATGCTTAGGCTCGAATCCTTCATTCTtcattaattgttttattgggGATGTAACTTGGATTTCATGGGTAACGCACGACTTACTAACACAACCAGTTTGGGTTCAAATCTGGAATAGACCGGTGCCTTCCACACACGCAGTACAGAAACGATTTAGCTTCTCTTTGTTGGTCCCCAATGCACAGTTGAGTACATCGTGCTGATATGACCAGAGAAGACTGAGAATGTGTAACAGAATTCGACAATAACTACCGGGGACAGTTCCCCAGTAGATCCTGCTACACGGATAAAATAAGTCTCTATGAGAAAAGCTAGAAATGATACAGATCCAAAGCCTTTTTGCGGATTTTTCCAATGGAACATAATTATAAAAGCCGGAGAAGAAACATACCGTGCTACActattttcttcattaattGTGTAtgaaagaacaaaatttagacACGTCAAGTGGAagttcaatatttaaaataagctTTGAATGTTACACACGTAAAATAACATCGAATAAAGTAGATGAAAACAAATCTCAACATTTACAAACTGAATCATTTTGCTACTATCTGCACTTCGTTTtagtttctctctctcctttctGTTGTTGCCTGGCTTTTTGATTCTGATTTCCAAATGCCTCACAATGCTATCAGGGTTTGTTTTGCACACATCGCTAACATTTTAATGCTGCTTAATACAATCGATAACTGCCGATTTACTATTTCCTAATGCTAGAGCAAACGTCTGCACCCAGTATCAATATGCTTACGGAGGTGCG
The DNA window shown above is from Anopheles funestus chromosome 3RL, idAnoFuneDA-416_04, whole genome shotgun sequence and carries:
- the LOC125769758 gene encoding prolyl endopeptidase FAP isoform X2 — protein: MAASSGNSIEIGHSDQELVSSGKRNLRRYLLLGTVAVILTVVAVALVVILTASNDEENGPETAPIIREGEPITLQDFLQGRLSASGFTGTWAANGKIIFRDDFGSVMVYDPEQNDTKTLLGIANEEQLQGFKFDLSPDGKYLLVARGYSKIFRHSYLAVYDIVDMTTKEIIPVNVGGQRRALNLVEWSPVNHSFVFVYQNNLYYRETPTSEEVQITTDGSPSVYNGIPDWVYEEEVFSTNIATWFSPDGERIAFIRFNDTETPLMKIPIYGPPGNPDYQYPRELTLHYPKVGTKNPEVHLFQYDLGARKLQEIEPPTELVNQNRDHIITSVGWTRERLVTIWMNRVQNHAIIRSCTPEVVVGTPQCMTVHEIKESDGWLDLFSAPIFNGAGTHFLVIASSSQGRAGGFKHVTMISTTERSAVPLTKGTFVVQEILRWDAKSNMIFYTANTADESHVLHVYALEGRQDAPAAQCLTCDVEVGANQSFFNAQMGPAGSDYLVLEARGPNIPWTHVYHWTVEENVVQLKQIKVWESNRHLQRALKGKAIPRVEIHEIELDKGFTAKVMLLIPPGTNTSSSAVKHPMLVDVYGGPNSANVVGTWSIGWGTHLASNRSVVYAKIDGRGSGLRGDRLMYQIYRKLGTVEVHDQIAGARKLAETLPFIDPERVAIWGWSYGGYASAMALAQDTDHVFQCAVSVAPVTDWLFYDSIYTERYMGLPAATDNRHGYEASRLTALHERFRNRTYLLVHGTYDDNVHFQQAMQLSRALETHDIMFKQVSYPDEDHSLAGVRPHLYHTLGKFFSECLKLD
- the LOC125769758 gene encoding prolyl endopeptidase FAP isoform X1 is translated as MNIARTHKRTYQPLAQNDFEATQYQVSGGSSDSESEEYGEGDDKESALTTGHRWLRSTRGVIVDINPLRSGGVANKNTDMYEELVSSGKRNLRRYLLLGTVAVILTVVAVALVVILTASNDEENGPETAPIIREGEPITLQDFLQGRLSASGFTGTWAANGKIIFRDDFGSVMVYDPEQNDTKTLLGIANEEQLQGFKFDLSPDGKYLLVARGYSKIFRHSYLAVYDIVDMTTKEIIPVNVGGQRRALNLVEWSPVNHSFVFVYQNNLYYRETPTSEEVQITTDGSPSVYNGIPDWVYEEEVFSTNIATWFSPDGERIAFIRFNDTETPLMKIPIYGPPGNPDYQYPRELTLHYPKVGTKNPEVHLFQYDLGARKLQEIEPPTELVNQNRDHIITSVGWTRERLVTIWMNRVQNHAIIRSCTPEVVVGTPQCMTVHEIKESDGWLDLFSAPIFNGAGTHFLVIASSSQGRAGGFKHVTMISTTERSAVPLTKGTFVVQEILRWDAKSNMIFYTANTADESHVLHVYALEGRQDAPAAQCLTCDVEVGANQSFFNAQMGPAGSDYLVLEARGPNIPWTHVYHWTVEENVVQLKQIKVWESNRHLQRALKGKAIPRVEIHEIELDKGFTAKVMLLIPPGTNTSSSAVKHPMLVDVYGGPNSANVVGTWSIGWGTHLASNRSVVYAKIDGRGSGLRGDRLMYQIYRKLGTVEVHDQIAGARKLAETLPFIDPERVAIWGWSYGGYASAMALAQDTDHVFQCAVSVAPVTDWLFYDSIYTERYMGLPAATDNRHGYEASRLTALHERFRNRTYLLVHGTYDDNVHFQQAMQLSRALETHDIMFKQVSYPDEDHSLAGVRPHLYHTLGKFFSECLKLD